From a single Streptomyces misionensis genomic region:
- a CDS encoding acyl-CoA carboxylase subunit beta, with product MNSHVAELADIRARVLAGPSEKATAAQHAKGKLTARERIELLLDPGSFQEVEQLRRHRATGFGLEAKKPYTDGVITGWGTVEGRTVFVYAHDFRIFGGALGEAHATKIHKIMDMAIAAGAPLVSLNDGAGARIQEGVTALAGYGGIFRRNTAASGVIPQISVMLGPCAGGAAYSPALTDFVFMVRETSQMFITGPDVVKAVTGEEITQNGLGGADVHAETSGVCHFAYDDEETCLEEVRYLLSLLPGNNRETPPRVECTDPADRRCASLADLVPVDGNQPYDMAKVIEEIVDDGEYLEVHQRWARNIICALARLDGQVVGIIANQPQALAGVLDIEASEKAARFVQMCDAFSIPLVTLLDVPGFLPGVDQEHGGIIRHGAKLLYAYCNATVPRISLILRKAYGGAYIVMDSQSIGADLTYAWPTNEIAVMGAEGAANVIFRRQIAEAEDPEAMRARLVKEYKSELMHPYYAAERGLVDDVIDPAETREVLVRSLAMLRTKHAERPARKHGNPPQ from the coding sequence ATGAACTCCCATGTCGCGGAACTGGCCGACATACGCGCACGCGTGCTCGCCGGCCCCAGTGAGAAGGCGACCGCTGCCCAGCACGCCAAGGGCAAGCTGACGGCACGGGAGCGGATCGAGCTGCTCCTGGACCCGGGTTCCTTCCAGGAGGTCGAGCAGCTGCGCCGGCACCGGGCGACCGGTTTCGGCCTGGAGGCGAAGAAGCCGTACACCGATGGTGTCATCACCGGCTGGGGCACGGTCGAGGGCCGTACGGTCTTCGTCTACGCGCACGACTTCAGGATCTTCGGCGGCGCGCTGGGCGAGGCCCACGCCACCAAGATCCACAAGATCATGGACATGGCCATCGCGGCCGGCGCGCCGCTGGTCTCCCTCAACGACGGCGCCGGCGCCCGCATCCAGGAGGGCGTGACCGCGCTGGCGGGCTACGGCGGCATCTTCCGCCGCAACACGGCCGCCTCCGGGGTGATCCCGCAGATCAGCGTGATGCTCGGCCCGTGCGCGGGCGGCGCGGCGTACAGCCCCGCCCTGACGGACTTCGTCTTCATGGTCCGTGAGACGTCCCAGATGTTCATCACCGGTCCGGACGTGGTCAAGGCCGTGACGGGCGAGGAGATCACCCAGAACGGCCTGGGCGGCGCGGACGTCCACGCGGAGACCAGCGGCGTCTGCCACTTCGCGTACGACGACGAGGAGACCTGCCTGGAGGAGGTGCGCTACCTCCTCTCCCTCCTCCCGGGGAACAACCGCGAGACCCCGCCGCGGGTGGAGTGCACCGACCCGGCGGACCGGCGCTGCGCGTCGCTGGCCGACCTGGTGCCGGTGGACGGCAACCAGCCGTACGACATGGCCAAGGTGATCGAGGAGATCGTCGACGACGGCGAGTACCTGGAGGTGCACCAGCGCTGGGCCCGCAACATCATCTGCGCGCTGGCCCGCCTCGACGGCCAGGTGGTCGGCATCATCGCCAACCAGCCGCAGGCCCTGGCCGGGGTCCTGGACATCGAGGCGTCGGAGAAGGCCGCGCGGTTCGTGCAGATGTGCGACGCCTTCAGCATCCCACTGGTCACCCTGCTGGACGTGCCCGGGTTCCTGCCCGGCGTCGACCAGGAGCACGGCGGAATCATCCGGCACGGCGCGAAGCTGCTCTACGCCTACTGCAACGCCACCGTGCCGCGCATCTCCCTGATCCTGCGCAAGGCGTACGGCGGCGCGTACATCGTCATGGACTCCCAGTCGATCGGCGCCGACCTCACCTACGCCTGGCCCACGAACGAGATCGCGGTCATGGGCGCGGAGGGCGCGGCCAACGTCATCTTCCGCCGCCAGATCGCCGAGGCGGAGGACCCCGAGGCCATGCGCGCCCGCCTGGTCAAGGAGTACAAGTCCGAGCTGATGCACCCGTACTACGCCGCCGAGCGCGGCCTGGTCGACGACGTCATCGACCCCGCCGAGACCCGCGAGGTCCTGGTGCGGTCGCTGGCGATGCTCCGCACGAAACACGCGGAGCGCCCCGCCCGCAAACACGGCAACCCCCCTCAGTGA
- a CDS encoding AfsR/SARP family transcriptional regulator has protein sequence MLRFSILGALEIRTDAGEADVCGDLQRTLVQTLLVSEGRPVSGESLAEEMWGEALPDRQANALQAHISRLRRRLRALEPDRPASRVTIHPAGYRLSVGEGELDAAEFVRTVRQAESAAAHDPGRTARMLGEALALWRGPVFGGSPGGTLCQLAGARYEEHRMRAMELLFDAELRLGRHASVLAELAEAHTNHPLRERFCEQLMIALYCSGRQADALDVFRRMRGRLDEELGIQPSPALRRIEMAILSHDPVLTGDPRIPALQPV, from the coding sequence ATGCTGAGGTTCTCCATACTCGGAGCACTGGAGATACGCACCGACGCCGGTGAGGCGGACGTCTGCGGTGATCTCCAGCGCACGCTGGTGCAGACCCTGCTGGTCAGCGAGGGCCGGCCGGTGTCCGGGGAGAGCCTGGCCGAGGAGATGTGGGGCGAGGCGTTGCCGGACCGCCAGGCCAACGCCCTCCAGGCGCACATCAGCCGGCTGCGGCGCAGGCTGCGGGCGCTGGAGCCGGACCGGCCGGCCTCCCGGGTGACCATCCATCCGGCGGGCTACCGGCTGAGCGTCGGAGAGGGCGAGCTGGACGCGGCCGAGTTCGTGCGCACCGTGCGGCAGGCGGAGTCGGCGGCGGCGCACGATCCCGGGCGCACCGCCCGGATGCTGGGCGAGGCCCTGGCGCTGTGGCGGGGGCCGGTCTTCGGCGGCTCCCCCGGCGGCACCCTGTGCCAGCTGGCCGGGGCCCGCTACGAGGAACACCGGATGCGGGCGATGGAGCTGCTCTTCGACGCCGAACTGCGGCTCGGGCGGCACGCCTCCGTGCTCGCGGAACTGGCCGAGGCCCACACCAACCACCCACTGCGGGAACGGTTCTGCGAGCAGCTGATGATCGCCCTGTACTGCTCGGGGCGGCAGGCCGACGCCTTGGACGTCTTCCGCCGGATGCGCGGCCGGCTGGACGAGGAGCTGGGCATCCAGCCCTCCCCCGCGCTGCGCAGGATCGAGATGGCCATCCTCTCCCACGACCCGGTCCTCACCGGCGACCCGCGCATCCCGGCGCTTCAGCCGGTGTGA
- a CDS encoding DUF2156 domain-containing protein, with product MTATTTETGTDSRILDAIRTHTTSENPSSFLALNSGNSVFTVPGADGVVVYRRTGRWAVQFGGPFAAERDYDTLLDAFRSYVRDEGLSLVGVQLQRTDAERYAERGCVVNQVGASWAVSLEEFTLRGTKFMQLRNKISRALRNGLQIQEVDAADVADAIAVIDKAWLGSKGGAQQLEFLVGQIGGPAQAHRRLFAGTIDGEPVAYISYSPVYGSRAGWMHDLSRRIPEGSPGLMEAINAHAIEVFRAEGVEWLHFGFTPFTGLDAAHELDGHSPAFQWLMHALWAEGAALYPAQTQLSYKQKWAPDLLIPEYVAFDGPQASLPGFAHIFRACKAF from the coding sequence ATGACCGCGACCACCACCGAGACCGGCACCGACAGCCGGATTCTCGACGCGATACGAACCCACACCACGAGCGAGAACCCGAGTTCCTTCCTGGCGCTCAACAGCGGAAACAGCGTCTTCACCGTGCCGGGCGCGGACGGTGTCGTCGTCTACCGCCGCACCGGCCGCTGGGCGGTCCAGTTCGGCGGTCCGTTCGCCGCCGAGCGGGACTACGACACCCTGCTGGACGCCTTCCGGAGTTACGTCCGGGACGAGGGCCTGAGCCTGGTCGGCGTGCAGCTCCAGCGCACCGACGCCGAGCGGTACGCCGAACGCGGCTGCGTGGTCAACCAGGTCGGCGCCTCCTGGGCGGTCAGCCTGGAGGAGTTCACCCTGCGCGGCACCAAGTTCATGCAGCTGCGCAACAAGATCTCCCGCGCGCTGCGCAACGGCCTGCAGATCCAGGAGGTCGACGCGGCCGACGTCGCCGACGCCATCGCCGTCATCGACAAGGCGTGGCTCGGCTCCAAGGGCGGCGCCCAGCAACTGGAGTTCCTGGTCGGCCAGATCGGCGGGCCGGCCCAGGCGCACCGCCGGCTGTTCGCCGGCACCATCGACGGCGAGCCGGTGGCCTACATCTCCTACTCGCCGGTCTACGGCAGCCGGGCCGGCTGGATGCACGACCTCAGCCGGCGCATCCCGGAGGGCTCCCCGGGCCTGATGGAGGCCATCAACGCGCACGCCATCGAGGTCTTCCGGGCCGAGGGCGTCGAGTGGCTGCACTTCGGCTTCACCCCGTTCACCGGGCTCGACGCCGCCCACGAACTCGACGGCCACAGCCCGGCCTTCCAGTGGCTGATGCACGCGCTGTGGGCCGAGGGCGCCGCGCTGTACCCCGCGCAGACCCAGCTGTCGTACAAGCAGAAGTGGGCCCCCGACCTGCTCATCCCCGAGTACGTCGCCTTCGACGGCCCCCAGGCCTCGCTGCCCGGCTTCGCGCACATCTTCCGCGCCTGCAAGGCCTTCTGA
- a CDS encoding fatty acid desaturase family protein: MQRPHVQEAVAAAAPGGERTGASATFAELLKRVKAEGLLDLDPRYYVGKLALNTALLLVGFVAFFELGNSWWQLLTALWMGLCGGQSAFMWHDAGHKAMFRSKKAASAVGYIHANLVNGVSYGWWVNHHNRHHSNPNHLDMDPDIGRRTVIFDIKQYPTRKGTQKLVVRYQSVLFFVLLVLEGFKMLKTAVKSIAGGKTKRPVLETFLILLRTAVYLTCVFTVLSPALAVAFIIVQHATLGVYFGMIFAPNHKGMQIRDGEEETLDWLERQVLTSRNIRPSLLIDFLYGGLNYQVEHHLFPAMPQKSLPRARELTMQYCAERGVPYHEVGFWASYREVASYLHEVSVPVRRGDVEEQIRRQAMEAA; the protein is encoded by the coding sequence ATGCAGCGTCCGCACGTACAAGAAGCCGTGGCCGCGGCCGCACCGGGCGGCGAACGCACCGGCGCCTCGGCCACGTTCGCCGAACTGCTGAAACGGGTCAAGGCCGAGGGCCTCCTCGACCTCGATCCGCGCTACTACGTGGGCAAGCTCGCCCTCAACACCGCCCTGCTGCTGGTCGGCTTCGTCGCCTTCTTCGAGCTGGGCAACTCCTGGTGGCAGCTGCTCACCGCCCTGTGGATGGGGCTGTGCGGCGGCCAGTCGGCGTTCATGTGGCACGACGCCGGCCACAAGGCCATGTTCCGCAGCAAGAAGGCTGCCTCCGCGGTCGGTTACATCCACGCCAACCTGGTCAACGGGGTCAGCTACGGCTGGTGGGTCAACCACCACAACCGGCACCACAGCAACCCCAACCACCTGGACATGGACCCGGACATCGGCCGGCGCACCGTCATCTTCGACATCAAGCAGTACCCGACCCGCAAGGGCACCCAGAAGCTCGTCGTGCGCTACCAGAGCGTGCTGTTCTTCGTGCTCCTGGTGCTCGAGGGCTTCAAGATGCTGAAGACCGCGGTCAAGTCCATCGCCGGCGGCAAGACCAAGCGGCCCGTGCTGGAGACCTTCCTCATCCTGCTGCGCACCGCCGTCTACCTCACCTGCGTCTTCACCGTCCTGTCCCCGGCGCTCGCGGTCGCCTTCATCATCGTCCAGCACGCCACCCTCGGCGTGTACTTCGGCATGATCTTCGCCCCGAACCACAAGGGCATGCAGATCCGCGACGGCGAGGAGGAGACCCTGGACTGGCTGGAGCGCCAGGTCCTCACCTCCCGCAACATCCGCCCCAGCCTGCTGATCGACTTCCTCTACGGCGGGCTCAACTACCAGGTGGAGCACCATCTGTTCCCGGCCATGCCGCAGAAGAGCCTGCCCCGCGCCCGCGAACTGACCATGCAGTACTGCGCGGAACGCGGAGTGCCGTACCACGAGGTCGGGTTCTGGGCCTCGTACCGCGAGGTCGCCTCCTACCTCCACGAGGTCAGCGTCCCGGTGCGGCGCGGTGACGTCGAGGAGCAGATCCGGCGCCAGGCCATGGAAGCGGCCTGA